CGACCTACCGGCAGATCCGCGAGGTGGTGCTCGACGGTGAGGTGTATCGCCACGGCGACCCGGCGGATCCTCAGTACGCCGTGGAGTACCGGACGCCGGAACGGCGGGTGGTGATGGTCTTCACCCGCGGCGGGCACCGGGAACCGGTGCGGCTGCCCGGGCTCTCGGGTGGTGAGCAGCTGCAGACGCTGGGGCCGGACGGGGCGCTGCACGAGGCCGGCGCTGTCACCACGGCGCAGGTGACCGACGGCCTACGGGCGCCGCATCACGCAGCGCGTGACGCCGATCTGCTGGTGATCACCGGGGCCGGTACACATCGGCTCGATGCGCCACACGGATGACGAGCAGCTCCGATGTCGCAGCGTCGAGCGAGAAGATGACGCGGTAGTCGCCGCGACGGGCGGATCGGAACCCCTCCAACTCACCACTCAGCGCCTTGCTCATCCGTTCCGGGTTCGCCGGCAAGGTGACCGTGATGAACTCCACGACGGCGCCGACAATCCTGGGTGGCAACCGATCGAGCCCACGCACCGCACTGGGCGCGAACTGGACCTCCCACGTCATCGGGGCGGCAGACCGTACCGCGCCCGGACGTCGTCGGCACTCATCGTGGACTTCTCCTCGACCGACCGCTGCGCTTCCGCGATGTCCTCCCGGATGCCGGGCTGGGAGAGCCAGAAGATCGTCTCGCGGAGCGAGTCGAGGTCGTCCTGGCTGATGAGCACGGCGGCACCGCGCCCGTGCCGGGTGATGCGCACGATCTCGTGCTCGGTCTCGACCTCGTCGAGGTAGGCCGAGAGTTTGTCCTTCGCCTCGCTCAACGTCACCGTCTTCATCGATCCAGAATACCCTCATGCAAGGCCTTTGAGTAGCCATACTTCTGGCCATCTACTGTTCGGACTACTACCAGCCGCGGTGTCGGAACCTGAACTGTTGCCCGGGCCGCACCTGTGCCGCAGCATCGGCGGCGGCCTCGGTGAGCACTCCGATCACCGGGTAGCCACCGGTCACCGGTTGGTCGGGCCCGAAGATCAGCGGCTTCCCGTCCGGCGGCACCTGGACACTGCCCCGCACCACGCCCTCCGATGCGAGTTCCCCGGCCCGTGCCCGGTCCAGCACCGGCCCGTCCAGGCGCACGCCTACCCGGTCACCGGTGTCGGTCACGGTGTAGGGCTCAGACAGGAACGTCTCCACCGCCGCGTCGGTGAACCAGTCCCGCCGCGGCCCGGGCAGCACGTCCAGCAGATATGGCATGTGCGCCGGCCCGTGCTCGGCGCCGATCGTCGGTACCGGACCGGTGACCGCACCGTCCACGGCCAGCACGTCCCCGGCCTGCACCGGCGGCGGCCCGAGCCCGGAGAGCACGTCGTGACTGGCCGAGCCGAGCACACGCGGCACGTCCAGACCGCCCCGGACCGCCAGGTAGCTGCGCAGCCCCCACGGCGGCGCACGTAGCACCAGTTCGGCGCCGGCCGGGAGTGCGATCACCGCCCCAGGTGGATGCACCCTGTCGTCGGCGCGCACCGGCGCCGGCGCACCGGCAAGGGTCACCAGCACCTCCTGCTCGGCCCGCAGGTGCAGCCGGCCGAGCATCACCTCCAGGGCGGGGGCGCCGTCGGGGTTGCCGAGCCTGCGGTTGGCGGCCATCAGGGCGCCGCGGTCGGCGGCACCGGAGGGGCTCACCCCGGACGCGGCGTGACCGGGGCGGCCGAGATCCTCGATCAGCACCAGCCCGGCGTCGAGCACACGCAGCATCAGCCCACCTCGCGGAACCGGACCCGGGCGCCCGCCTGCAGCAGTGCGGGCGGCTCCACCTCGGGGTCGAAGAGCACGGCGCCGGTGTGGCCCAGCAACCGCCAGCCTCCCGGGGAGGATCGCGGATAGACGGCGGCCTTGTCCCCCGCGATCGCGACCGCACCGGCGGGTACCGAGGTGCGCGGGGTGTCCAGACGGGCCACGTGCAACGCCGGATCCAGTCCGGAGAGATAGGCGAAGCCGGGCGCGAACCCGAGGAAGTCGGCGGTGTAGGTGGCACCGGTGTGCCGAGCGATCACCTCGGCGCGGGTGAGGCCGGTCAGCCGGGCGACCTCGTCGAGGTCCTCGCCGTCGTAGCGCACGTCGATCACCACCTCCTCGCCCACCTCGGCGGTGGAGGCCTCGTCCAGGGGGAGGCCGGCGGCCAGGGCACGGACGCCGTCGGGATCCTCGCTGGTGACGAGTACGGTGCGCGAGGCCGGCACCACGTCGATCACGCCGGGAGCGCCAGCGAGCGCCCGCGCGAGGGCGTGCGCGGCCCGCTGGTCGGCCACCTCGAGCAGCACGGCCCGCTCACCGCACGGCAGCACCCTCATGTGAACGGCTCCGGACTCAGGCCGGCCGCATCGAGGACGGCCCGCACCCGACGGGCGATGGCGACGGCGCCGGGGGTGTCCCCGTGCACGCACAGGGTGCGCACGTCCAGGTCCACGGGGGAGCCGTCGCTCGCCGCGATCGCACCGGTGCGGACCAGGGCCGCGACCCGGTCGGCGATGAGGTCGGCGTCGTGGAGCACCGCACCGGGTTCTGACCGGGGCACGAGCTTGCCGTCGGGGCTGTAGGCGCGGTCGGCGAACCCCTCGGCCACGGTGGTCAGGCCCGCGTCACGCGCACGCTCGAGCAGCAGGCTCCCCGGCGCCCCGACAACCGCGAGGTCCGCGTCCGCGGCGACCGTCACCACGGCGCGCACATGCCCCGGATCGGCCGCGTGGTATAGGGCGCCGTGCGGCTTCAGGTAGGTCACCTGCCCCCCGACGGCGGTGGCCGCCTCGACCAGGTCGCGGACCTGGGCGCGCAGGTGGGCGGTGAGGCTCTGCTCGTCGATGGCGACCGGGCGCCGTCCGAAATTCTCCCGGTCGGGGTAGGCCGGGTGCGCGCCGATCCGCACACCCCGGGCGAGGGCGGCACTGCAGGTGGCGAGCATGGTGTCGGGGCCTCCGGCGTGCCCGCCGCAGGCGATGTTCGCGCTGGTGACCACCGCGAGCATGGCGGCGTCGTCGCCGACGCCCTCGCCGAGGTCGGCGTTGAGGTCGAGCGCACGTGTGCTCATCGTTCGGGTGTCCAGCCGCAGTGGGAGACGAAGTCCGGATCCTGGTCCTGCACGTAGGTGACGAAGTCCCACCCCTCGACCGACGCGCTCATCCACGAACCGTCGGAGGTCTCGTCCTCGAGCCCGGTGGCGACGATCACGGGCGGCACCTCCGGCGAGGCGGCCTCCAGGCCGGGGGCCACGCTGACCTCATCGGGGTTCTCCCCCGGACCGCTCATCGGCAGGCACGCGCCGCCCCACGAGGGGAACGGATCGGTCTGGACCAGCCACGGGGTGCCGGCATCGTCGCGCTCGATGCGCACCATCCGCGTGACCTCGATCGTGGCGCCGTCCGCGCAGCCGGATTGCCAGGGCATCTGCGCCTCGGTGATCCGCACGCCGATGCCGCTCAATGCCGGGCTGATCTGGCGCACCTGGGTGGAGCACTCGCCCGAGGTCGCCACGGGGAACGGGTACTGGGTGAGGCGCTCGCCGTCGTTGAGCCAGGCGAACCAGGAGGTGCTCGCGCTCGGCTCGTCCTCCCCGCTCGTTTCCGCCTCGAAGGTCAACGGCGCGAGGACGTCCTGGTGCTCGTCACCGTCCAGGTCGACGTACAGGACCTCCTCGACGTCGGTGAGATAGCGCCCCGGGCCCGCGCGTTCACCGGTCGCCTCACCGTCGACGAGCTGCACCGTCTCGGGCTCGTGCCAGACATCTGCGGCCGTCCAGACGGCGTCGGCGAGATCGATGCTGCGCGGATCGAAGGGCTCCGGTTCTGGTTCTGGTGCTGCCGTCGTAGGTGTCGCGGTGGGGGGCGCTGCGGTCGGGGGCACTGCCGGGCCCGACGGTTCGCTCGTGCAGGCGCCGGTCGCCAAGACGGCAACGGTGAGCGCGATGAGGACAGCACCGCGGCGCATCACGCTCCCCTTTCCGTCGTCCAGGCATCGCTCAGCCTACGTCGCTGAACACCGCACGCCGGGCTGCCCGCCGCAGTGTCACCAGCACGGCGTGTCCGACCACGGCGATCCCGACGACGGTGGTCGCGGCGCGGGTGAGGTCCCATGGCAACGATGTCACCATGCTGTAGGTGAGGAACCGGGCGAGGTTGTCGGCCAGCGGGCCGCCCGGCACGAAGGAGAGCTCGGTGGCGGAGCCGAGCAGGAAGGGCCAGAACGAGAGGTTCATGGCCACCCCGAACAGGACCGAGGCCACGGCGCCGTAGAGCGCGAGCATGACCAGCTCGGTGACCGGACCGACCCTGCGCGGCAGCAGTCCCGCGCCGAGGCCCACCCAGGCCGCTCCCAGCATCTGATACGGCAGCCACGGCCCCACCCCGCCGGTCAGCAGCGCAGAGGCGAACAGCGTGGCGCCACCCAGCAGGAAGCCGAAGCCGGGCCCGAACACCCGGCCACCGAGCACCAGCAGCACGAACACGGTCTCCACTCCCCCGGTCCCGGCGGCGATCGGGCGGATCAGCGCCCCGACGGCGGCCAGCAGGCCGAGCATCGCCACCGCGCGGGTGTCCATCCCGCCGTCGCTGACGGCGATCGCCACCACCAGCAACGAGGATGCGAGCACCGCACCGAGCACGATCGGGGCAGCCGCCTCGTCGCTGAGCGCGGCACCGACGTCCAGCAGCAGCGGCCACGCGAACGCGAGCACACCCACCATGCTCACCGCCACCAGCGCGACCGCGAGCCGCGGCGAGAGCGGCACCGCCGCCGTTCGCGGTTCGCTCACGAGTCCCCCTGGGCCAGCGCTGCGCTCACCTCGGCCACCGTCAGCCAGCGCTGCGGACTGAGTACCTTCGCCACCTGCGGGGCGAGCAGCGCGGAGTCGGCCAGCACCTCCCGCACCGGACCGTCGGCCACCACTGAACCGTCAGCGAGCTGCACCACCCGATCGGCCACCTGGGCCACGAACTCCACATCGTGGCTGGCCACCACCACGGCGTGACCGGTGCCGGTGAGCCGGTCCAGGGCCGCGGCGAGATGCTCCTTGGCGGCGTAGTCCAGGCCGCGGGTAGGCTCGTCCAGCAGCATCACCCGGGGGCTGCGCGCCAGCTGGATCGCCACCGCGAGCGCCAGGCGCTGCCCCTCGGAGAGGTCGCGCGGGTTGGCGTCCTCGTCGATCCCGGGGACGAGCGCGTCCAGCAGTGAACGGGTGGTCCCGGGCTGCGCTCCGGCGTCGGCATCGGCGGTGCGGCACTCGGCCGCCACGGTGAGCAGGTAGAGCAGGTCCTCCGGGGACTGCGGCACCAGGGCCGCCTGCTCGTGGCCACGCACGCGGCCGCTCGCGAGCTGCTGCGCGCCGGCGAGGGCCCACAGCAGCGAGGACTTCCCGGCCCCGTTGCGCCCCATCACCGCCGTGACCTCGCCGGCGCGGATCTGCAGGTCGACGTCGTCCACGGCGACGGTGTCGTCGTAGGCCACCCGCACCCGCTCGGCACTCAGGGCCGCCTCCCCGGGTTCACGCGTGGGAAGCGCGGCTGAACCGAGACTCTCGCGCAGCGGTACGCTGCGCCGTCGTGCCTCCCGCACGGTGAGCGGCACCGGCTGCCAGCCGGCCACGCGGGCCAGCTGCACCACCGGCGGTGCCACGGCGGCGGTCGCGAAGACCTCGGCGGGGTCGCCGGCGTGAGCGCGGCCGCCGTCGAGAGAGATCACGGCGTCGGCGAAGCCGACCACCCGTTCGAGCCGGTGTTCGGCGAGCAGCACGGTCACCCCGGCGTCGTGCACGAGCCGTGCCAGGGCGGCCAGCACGTCCTCCGCGGCTCCCGGGTCGAGGGCGGATGTCGGCTCGTCGAGCACGAGCACGCGCGGCTGCGCGGTCAGCACCGCCCCGATAGCGACGCGCTGCTGCTCCCCGCCGGAGAGGGTGTGCAGGCCCCGGTCGCGCAGGTGGGCCAGCCCGAGCAGGTCGGCCACCTCCTCCACGCGGCGGCGCATGAGGGCCGGGGGGACGCCGAGCTGTTCCATCGTGAAGGCGAGCTCGTCCGCCACGGTCTCGGTGATGAAGGTGGCCTGCGGGTCCTGCCCGACCACCCCGACCGCGTCGGCCAGGTCCCGCGGCTGGTGGGTGCGGGTGTCCCGCCCGGCGACCCGCACACGGCCGCCGACCTGCCCGCCGGTCAGGTGCGGCACCCGCCCGCTGACGGCGCCCAGCAGGGTGGACTTACCCGAACCGGTGGGCCCCACCACCAGGCACAGCTCCCCCTCGGCGACGGCGGCGCTCACCTCGGTCAGCACCGACTCGCGGCCGTAGGCGACGGTGAGGTTCTCGATCTCGATCATGTGGCCTCCGACAGGGTGGGGGCGGCGAGCGCTGCGGCGGTGAGGACGCCGAGCAGCATGGCGTCGGTGCCGGCAGCACGACCGGCCAGGGCGATCACGAGCGCGACCGCGCCGGTCCCGGCCACGAGCCAGGCCCTCAGGCCCCAGGGCAGCGGCCGGTAGCGGGTCCGCACCACCGCACGGGAGGCGAACACCGACGCTGCAGCTGCGACGGCAGCACCGCCGATCAGCACCGCGAGGCCCAGACCGCGGGGAGCGCTCGCATCGAGCAGGGCGTAGGTTCCGGCGACCGCGGCGACCAGCGCGATCGTCACTCCCACGGTGACCCCGCGGCGGCCACCGCGGCCCGGATGCACGCGGCCGTACCCGCGCGAGTCCATGGAGGCGGCCAGCTCGAGCGCCTGGTCGAGTGCCCCGGCGAGCACGGGGATCAACCGGGCCGAGAACGCGCGCAAGCCGCGCCGGGGCGTCCCGCGCAGGCCCTGCGCCCGGCGCACCCGGGCGATCGCGGTGATCAGCTGCGGTGTGACCGAGACCGCGATCACGGCGGCGGTGCCGAGGTGGTGCAACGAGCCGGGCAGGCACCGCAGCGCCAGGCGCGGGTTGGCGATGGCGTTGACCGCGCCGAACGTGATCACCAGGGTGGCCAGGGACAGGCCGGTCAGCGCGGCGCTGGTCAGGCCATCGGCGTGCACGGGCCCCAGCAGCGAGAGGTTCGTGAACCAGCCC
Above is a window of Ruania suaedae DNA encoding:
- a CDS encoding type II toxin-antitoxin system RelE family toxin translates to MTWEVQFAPSAVRGLDRLPPRIVGAVVEFITVTLPANPERMSKALSGELEGFRSARRGDYRVIFSLDAATSELLVIRVAHRADVYRPR
- a CDS encoding type II toxin-antitoxin system Phd/YefM family antitoxin, with protein sequence MKTVTLSEAKDKLSAYLDEVETEHEIVRITRHGRGAAVLISQDDLDSLRETIFWLSQPGIREDIAEAQRSVEEKSTMSADDVRARYGLPPR
- a CDS encoding biotin-dependent carboxyltransferase family protein; amino-acid sequence: MLRVLDAGLVLIEDLGRPGHAASGVSPSGAADRGALMAANRRLGNPDGAPALEVMLGRLHLRAEQEVLVTLAGAPAPVRADDRVHPPGAVIALPAGAELVLRAPPWGLRSYLAVRGGLDVPRVLGSASHDVLSGLGPPPVQAGDVLAVDGAVTGPVPTIGAEHGPAHMPYLLDVLPGPRRDWFTDAAVETFLSEPYTVTDTGDRVGVRLDGPVLDRARAGELASEGVVRGSVQVPPDGKPLIFGPDQPVTGGYPVIGVLTEAAADAAAQVRPGQQFRFRHRGW
- a CDS encoding 5-oxoprolinase subunit B family protein, producing the protein MRVLPCGERAVLLEVADQRAAHALARALAGAPGVIDVVPASRTVLVTSEDPDGVRALAAGLPLDEASTAEVGEEVVIDVRYDGEDLDEVARLTGLTRAEVIARHTGATYTADFLGFAPGFAYLSGLDPALHVARLDTPRTSVPAGAVAIAGDKAAVYPRSSPGGWRLLGHTGAVLFDPEVEPPALLQAGARVRFREVG
- a CDS encoding 5-oxoprolinase subunit PxpA, whose protein sequence is MSTRALDLNADLGEGVGDDAAMLAVVTSANIACGGHAGGPDTMLATCSAALARGVRIGAHPAYPDRENFGRRPVAIDEQSLTAHLRAQVRDLVEAATAVGGQVTYLKPHGALYHAADPGHVRAVVTVAADADLAVVGAPGSLLLERARDAGLTTVAEGFADRAYSPDGKLVPRSEPGAVLHDADLIADRVAALVRTGAIAASDGSPVDLDVRTLCVHGDTPGAVAIARRVRAVLDAAGLSPEPFT
- a CDS encoding ECF transporter S component, giving the protein MSEPRTAAVPLSPRLAVALVAVSMVGVLAFAWPLLLDVGAALSDEAAAPIVLGAVLASSLLVVAIAVSDGGMDTRAVAMLGLLAAVGALIRPIAAGTGGVETVFVLLVLGGRVFGPGFGFLLGGATLFASALLTGGVGPWLPYQMLGAAWVGLGAGLLPRRVGPVTELVMLALYGAVASVLFGVAMNLSFWPFLLGSATELSFVPGGPLADNLARFLTYSMVTSLPWDLTRAATTVVGIAVVGHAVLVTLRRAARRAVFSDVG
- a CDS encoding ABC transporter ATP-binding protein, whose product is MIEIENLTVAYGRESVLTEVSAAVAEGELCLVVGPTGSGKSTLLGAVSGRVPHLTGGQVGGRVRVAGRDTRTHQPRDLADAVGVVGQDPQATFITETVADELAFTMEQLGVPPALMRRRVEEVADLLGLAHLRDRGLHTLSGGEQQRVAIGAVLTAQPRVLVLDEPTSALDPGAAEDVLAALARLVHDAGVTVLLAEHRLERVVGFADAVISLDGGRAHAGDPAEVFATAAVAPPVVQLARVAGWQPVPLTVREARRRSVPLRESLGSAALPTREPGEAALSAERVRVAYDDTVAVDDVDLQIRAGEVTAVMGRNGAGKSSLLWALAGAQQLASGRVRGHEQAALVPQSPEDLLYLLTVAAECRTADADAGAQPGTTRSLLDALVPGIDEDANPRDLSEGQRLALAVAIQLARSPRVMLLDEPTRGLDYAAKEHLAAALDRLTGTGHAVVVASHDVEFVAQVADRVVQLADGSVVADGPVREVLADSALLAPQVAKVLSPQRWLTVAEVSAALAQGDS
- a CDS encoding CbiQ family ECF transporter T component produces the protein MRTAALTHPLAWWAWAAGVTVAVVRLPAGAATVLILLAVLLVGVACRADSPWAKAFPAAIALGVIIVAVRVGFHLVVGLPDSSPVLWVWPQIELPGWFTNLSLLGPVHADGLTSAALTGLSLATLVITFGAVNAIANPRLALRCLPGSLHHLGTAAVIAVSVTPQLITAIARVRRAQGLRGTPRRGLRAFSARLIPVLAGALDQALELAASMDSRGYGRVHPGRGGRRGVTVGVTIALVAAVAGTYALLDASAPRGLGLAVLIGGAAVAAAASVFASRAVVRTRYRPLPWGLRAWLVAGTGAVALVIALAGRAAGTDAMLLGVLTAAALAAPTLSEAT